A window of Candidatus Thorarchaeota archaeon contains these coding sequences:
- a CDS encoding 2-hydroxyglutaryl-CoA dehydratase, which produces MREKVGIGIDVGSTTTKGVIINSNGQIVASSIRSTGASANDAAESVLDEIEESYGEAIDQSVVSTGYGRKLISIADREVTEITCHSLGVHHIFPDVQLAIDVGGQDSKAIRVGSEGRPTDFELNDKCSAGTGRFLEVMARVLDVPIEGLGPLALQSQNPCSISSTCTVFAESEVISQISSGKSPQDIAAGIHQSMAGKIASMSRRVGIVAPVVATGGVALNPAFVDYLGKSLGEDISVPQEAQFTGALGAALLSIQ; this is translated from the coding sequence ATGAGAGAGAAGGTGGGCATCGGTATTGACGTTGGGTCTACTACTACTAAAGGAGTCATTATCAACAGCAATGGCCAGATTGTAGCTTCTTCAATCCGTTCCACTGGCGCATCCGCCAACGATGCAGCAGAATCTGTTTTGGATGAAATAGAGGAATCTTATGGAGAAGCCATAGACCAATCAGTTGTTAGTACAGGGTATGGACGCAAACTGATTTCTATTGCAGATAGAGAGGTAACAGAAATCACATGTCATAGCCTAGGGGTGCATCATATTTTCCCTGATGTTCAGCTTGCTATAGATGTTGGCGGGCAAGACTCAAAAGCAATACGAGTCGGTTCAGAAGGTAGACCTACTGATTTTGAGCTCAATGATAAATGCTCAGCTGGAACGGGCCGCTTTCTTGAAGTGATGGCAAGAGTGCTGGATGTTCCAATTGAGGGGCTGGGACCTCTAGCTCTTCAGTCTCAAAATCCGTGTTCCATAAGCAGCACCTGTACCGTGTTTGCTGAAAGTGAAGTTATCAGCCAAATAAGCTCTGGAAAATCGCCCCAAGACATAGCTGCGGGTATTCATCAGTCCATGGCAGGCAAGATTGCAAGTATGTCAAGGCGAGTAGGCATTGTCGCACCAGTAGTCGCCACAGGTGGAGTAGCGCTAAATCCTGCATTTGTAGATTATCTCGGGAAGTCACTTGGTGAAGACATCTCGGTGCCGCAAGAAGCTCAATTCACGGGTGCCTTAGGGGCCGCACTACTGTCCATCCAGTGA
- a CDS encoding 2-hydroxyacyl-CoA dehydratase: MASNDSKERAYRKLESSSLLQQTMFRYMLEAQAASEEGKLAWVTSGFPVEIPLAMGLGVSYPEQYTAVVGSQKVGPEVCGFAEDLGYSQELCSYARAGIGSTDRPDDSPLGGLPEPQVLLACNNICGTVLRWYEAVSELTGAPVFLLDTPPVQRRQPSHHKEYVRAGLEELIDFLGEEFDTSLEEEKLQEVASNSTKAIDLWTKSLEACKHKPSPLNCADRFLAMAPVVSMRGKKHILEYYESLLDEVEGRVQQGIGAIRNERVRLLWDNIPPWFSIYKFFNGLAKRGVVFPADTYTHAWTGSLEGEGILNRMVDIYSNVYLNRGLRAKVDKMTGLIEEYDLDGFVMFSVRSCKRYSLGQLVSKDLVTERTGVPGVVIEGDMVDSRLFNEAQIQTRIDALIEMIE; the protein is encoded by the coding sequence TTGGCGAGCAACGACAGTAAAGAAAGGGCTTACAGAAAACTCGAGTCAAGTAGCCTGTTGCAGCAGACAATGTTCAGGTACATGCTTGAGGCTCAAGCAGCAAGCGAAGAAGGCAAGCTTGCGTGGGTAACATCTGGTTTCCCGGTCGAAATCCCACTGGCAATGGGTTTAGGGGTCAGCTATCCAGAGCAATATACGGCCGTTGTTGGATCGCAGAAGGTTGGTCCCGAGGTGTGTGGTTTTGCTGAGGACCTTGGATATTCGCAGGAGCTATGTTCATACGCTCGAGCTGGTATTGGTTCCACAGACAGACCAGATGATAGCCCATTAGGGGGTCTTCCTGAGCCACAGGTACTGCTCGCCTGTAACAACATCTGTGGAACCGTACTTCGATGGTATGAGGCGGTTTCTGAGCTTACGGGTGCACCCGTCTTTCTCTTGGATACACCACCAGTTCAACGAAGGCAACCATCTCATCACAAGGAGTATGTGAGGGCGGGTCTTGAAGAGCTCATTGACTTCCTGGGTGAGGAGTTCGATACATCTCTCGAAGAAGAGAAGCTTCAGGAGGTGGCATCGAATTCTACCAAAGCAATCGACCTCTGGACGAAATCTCTTGAAGCATGTAAGCATAAGCCATCACCACTCAATTGCGCGGATAGATTTCTCGCAATGGCTCCAGTTGTTTCAATGAGGGGGAAGAAGCATATTCTGGAGTATTATGAATCTCTCCTCGACGAAGTCGAAGGGCGGGTGCAGCAGGGTATCGGAGCAATTAGAAATGAGAGAGTTCGTTTGCTTTGGGATAATATTCCACCGTGGTTTAGTATATACAAGTTCTTCAACGGCCTAGCCAAGAGGGGAGTGGTTTTTCCAGCAGACACCTACACTCATGCTTGGACAGGCTCACTTGAAGGAGAGGGCATTCTGAATCGCATGGTTGATATCTATTCCAACGTCTATCTTAACAGGGGTTTGCGAGCGAAAGTAGACAAAATGACAGGGCTGATTGAGGAATATGACTTGGATGGTTTTGTCATGTTTTCGGTTAGATCTTGTAAGCGGTACTCCCTTGGTCAGCTAGTCTCAAAGGATTTGGTGACTGAACGAACCGGCGTTCCGGGTGTGGTAATAGAGGGGGACATGGTGGACAGCCGATTGTTCAATGAAGCTCAGATACAGACAAGGATCGATGCGTTGATAGAGATGATTGAATAG